CATATCAGAACAAGGACCAATTCGTACTACCAGGAATGAAGCTTCAATTCTTTTTGTAGAGTTAAACATGACCTTTTCAAGGATCTATCATATGATGACCTTCTCGAAGCCTTATCATAAAACCAAGTCCAACAtttcctccatcttcttctaTATATACTCATAACACCCAAGCCTCttttccatcatcaaaaactacAACATTCACTTATAAGTTCCATTTCTTCTGCAGTGGCCTATAAGCTTTAggaaacatatataaaatgGCAGCTAAAATCCTCCTCTTTGCTCTTCTTTTAGTCGCTTCTCCGTTTGCATTCGCTTCCGATCCTAGTCCTCTCCAAGATTTTTGTGTCGCCGATGAGATGTCTCGTGGTAAGCAATTTAATGCATAGTTCTTCTCGGCCATTTGAGTCACTAGGATTAAGTAGTTGCAATTGGATCTTTAGCTGGTGCTACCCTGTACATATGTATTTAATTACTTGCTAGCGTCACACTAACTATGTGTTTAATTATGTTTCTGCATACAGTGTTTGTTAATGGGTTCGTGTGCAAAGATCCAAAACTGGCGAAAACTGAGGATTTCCTCTTCTCCGGCCTAGACAAGCCCGGAAACACATCCAACAAGTTCGGATCGAAAGTGACCTTAATCGACGCAAGCAAGATTCCCGGTCTCAACACCCTAGGCGTCGCGATGGCTCGTCTTGATGTTGAACCTAACGGCCTCAACCCGCCACACATTCACCCACGCGCCACCGAGATCTTGACTGTGATAGAAGGCTCCCTTTATGTTGGATTCGTCACGTCGAACCCTGAGAATAAGCTCTTTTCTAAGGTCCTTAACAAGGGCGATGTGTTCGTGTTCCCCAAAGGTTTGATTCATTTTGAATTCAACTATGGTCCAACCAGGGCAGTCGGCCTCGCTTCCCTGGGTAGCCAGAATCCGGGTCTCATTAGGATTGGCGAATCGGTCTTCGGTTCAAACCCTTCCATTTCTGATGATATTCTTGCTAAGGCCTTTCAGGTGGACAAGAAAACCATAGATTGGATTCAGGCTCAGTTCACGTCGACCAATTGAAACTAAGATATATACTAGATGTAATTTACTTTTGATGTTTTGTTTTTCCAATTATCGCATGTAATCTGCTTTTGTTATTAATGTCTGTGGATTTATTCATTTGACTGTATTAATTGGATTGAATAAGCAAACATATGAGTtagcaataataaaaatacaaatttatttattaatgacTGGCTCTGGTTCCACAATTAATTACCTGTGGCCTCTTCTTTTCTCTGTCtcgaaaagaaaaaggttttttttttttttttgttaaaatcagAACGACGAAAAATAAAtccagaaaataacttaatatagaaaaaaaaaataaaaaaaagcataccgatatttacgtggttcgaccAACGGTCTACTGTCCACGGACGAAAACAGagcatataatttattattaatatagaaAGGCGGAGTACACAGAAAATCTCTCAAAGAACCTGAACTCTATTTAGATCAGAAACGCTGCAATCCGCATCCGTACATGCGACTCCAAATTAGATGGCTCGGGGTGATATACGGCTCCTTTCAGAACGCAGGGAATGCCAACATGCATGGCTTAATTAGAGCCGCCGCAACGTGACCACCAGCCCAAAAGAAGCACGGAGGACTTGAACTTAATTAAGAGCTTAATTAGGTATGGCTGCACAAAGAGATCCCCTTAGCCGTACGGACCACCGAGCAAGGTAGACTTAATTAATGCATGGCTTCTAATTAGTCACGGCATTATTAACTTGGTCGTAGGCTCGTAGCATGTATaaaatacatgtctcctaactagaatctaatcctaattcaattaaaattatacttctatttataatccatatataccaaattaaatctaaattatatctatcctaattagattagggtttaattttaattttgataactacaaatctaaaccaaatataatatttttttttaagattgcaTTTAGCTTGACATGTGAGAGCAAAGTttagatataatttttcaaagtaGGTTTATAAATGTCCCACCTTCAGAGTCTCAtatcgttggcgctaatcattaatcccaaaagctcaagcAATTAGAAATATATACCCAATTCAGTTAAAGCGTACGAATACAGCGTTTACGGTTTTCGATTGTGACTCAACCAAATTAGCTTCATGCCactctcgattgtgactcgacccaacTAACTTCACGCCACTTTGAACATGACTTATCCTCCCACCATTTCaaacgtgactcggcccaacctggtctctcgccacagggcaggatgctggcccttGTAAGCCAACAATTCTCCTTTCAGGACCTGCACAAATTCGCAACATGTAGGAATCAAACTCGTGCCCTCTGGCTTTGATGTCATTTGTCGGATTGTTGACGCTAACCATTAATGCCAAAAACTTGAACTGTTAAAAATacacaatcaattcacttaaagcatacaaATATAGCGCCCACgggtttcgattgtgactcggtccaaccagcctcatgccattttgaacatgactcaTCCCAATCCAGTCTCTCACCATTTCAAACGTGATTCGGCCCTACCTAATCTTCAGCCACAGAATAGGATGCTTACCCCTTTAATCTAACACAAAGCTCTCTTGCTTTAGCATCGAGCTACTCAAAATTAATTAGTCTTCAATTAAGTATAGTAGATttgttagaaataatttttgttagttgtgcctcaaaatttagttttcgaGTTTGATTTTGTATCTTTGATTCGCAAATAGTTTCGCGCTGcgataaattttgaaaagtgatCTATAAAGGGAAAAATAAATGTTTGTGGTGCACTACAGGCTCGGAACCCGATTCCAAAGaaaactttctttctttttttttataggcGATACATCGTATTGTACTTCTATAATATTGTATTCTCTTTTTCTATAGTGAAGTTTTCTTCTCCTTAgctcatgatttttttttctgcaaaagGTTTTGCATGTAAATTTttgtgtttattttattttactattttttgatgatttattGTTCTTACTCTGTTACCATATTTATCGCTGATAAAGTGCTCCCATATTTATCGGATTCCTGTAAAAcaaataccaactatcaaaaTCAATGAATCCTATttcgattccatagtctaaagcAGATGAACCAAATActtaatttcaaaagaaaatactACTAAACAAGGAAGAGAAATTGGAGTTATAAATGCtaacaaaaaatttacaaattacaaggcctaaataattttatttataatgctatatattttcatataattaaggTACGTGCAGGAAGAAGtcattattaaataaaaaaaataatccactccacaatctaataaaaaagaagatgacTAGCTTCCTCTTTTCTGTTTCTTTGCATCTCTCTTttctaatagttttttttttattgcgtTCCTTAATTTTATGTTAATTCCTTAATTCTTTTTACCACGTTTTaacaaataattattaagtCCATGCAACTTACATATATAAGCTATTAGTTTTATCAAAGTTTTTATGTTTTAGCCCCAACAAACAAAGGTTAATTTCTTTGTCCTGTTTCATTTCTTATTTGATTCATTCACAAATACCATATAATCTAtgagaatataaaataaattatagattaatGTTTCtcaataaacaaaagaaaaaatatttgcaGGCCATAAAATACGAATACGAAGTGCAAGATAAATATTCATTCAGATCTATAGGATAATGTTGGTagtacaatataaatatatataagaagtcATATGTATCATGTAAATTAAAAAcacataaatttattattgaaatacatgcaaACGAATGCGAAGTGTTTGCTTATTCAGAACAAGTACAGACCACCAAgttcctagagcaaatggcaaaagacttgatggttggtatccgaagccccaagttcgaattctagttgattcacatttccagctaagtttatttttatatgaaataaatgaagcgggtagcgtgctacctatctctcaaaaaaaaaagagaagaagattatatataaagtaatgAGTGTCCTTCAAGCTATATAGTAGTGTTGTTGATTGCTCTTGATCATTTAGAATTGGGTCTGGAGCCAATCTACAATCTTCTTATCTAGCTGAAATGCCTTGGCGAGAATGTCATATGAGATTGGGGGATTTGACTTGAAGACTGCATTAGCTAGCTACAAGAATGTCCTTTTTTAAAGATCTTTCTTAGAATAGAACCAACTTCGCACTTGGAAGGGGCATATATATGTGTAGACACTAGACATATGTTTTTGCATGGATGCATACGTAAAAGCCTtcaagggcgcgtttggttcgcattatgaaagattactaggagtaaaaaaatatccgaaaattttattcctattcatcctattactaagaatgtagtatTTCGGTATCTGGTTCGtatggtcatattatttagtcatgttatttaaaattacaaaaaatatacaattaatttatttaattaattttaaataatactataaaaaattttaacattttttagaaaaaagagagagagaatatatgttagaaagagagagcataattaaaaaaaaaggaagagaaatagagtcgagattgGAGAGAATGAGAatgttgagattttagaaaaaaagaggagaaatagcttaatttagagagagaaaaagagttgaagtttagagagagacaaaaaagaagtttagagagagatacgaagttagagtgtaaaaaaataatactaattatccggcgggtaggaagaaagaaaaagattagacatattataattactcaaatccattaatataaagaTAACCACCATTCCTCAAATAAATgagattattattttgagatgcatctcattcccaagCAAATTCAGTATTACcgactagattacttagtgcgtt
This window of the Ananas comosus cultivar F153 linkage group 19, ASM154086v1, whole genome shotgun sequence genome carries:
- the LOC109725011 gene encoding putative germin-like protein 2-1, which translates into the protein MAAKILLFALLLVASPFAFASDPSPLQDFCVADEMSRVFVNGFVCKDPKLAKTEDFLFSGLDKPGNTSNKFGSKVTLIDASKIPGLNTLGVAMARLDVEPNGLNPPHIHPRATEILTVIEGSLYVGFVTSNPENKLFSKVLNKGDVFVFPKGLIHFEFNYGPTRAVGLASLGSQNPGLIRIGESVFGSNPSISDDILAKAFQVDKKTIDWIQAQFTSTN